Proteins encoded within one genomic window of Actinomycetota bacterium:
- the rutB gene encoding pyrimidine utilization protein B has translation MAPANDTFLLPARPEPISLAVSQTAVIVIDMQNAYASPGGYLDLAGFDISGAQRVIDNSRGVLAVARRAGMPVIYFQNGWDPDYVEAGGPGSPNWHKSNALKTMRARPELQGQLLARGGWDYEIVDGLKPEPGDIVLHKTRYSGFFNSQLDSVLRSRGVRNLVFVGIATNVCVESTLRDGFFLEYFGIVLEDATHQAGPEFVQQAALYNIETFFGWVSSVADFKGVVGQIAPTA, from the coding sequence ATGGCCCCGGCCAACGACACCTTCCTTTTGCCCGCACGGCCCGAGCCCATTTCGCTCGCGGTCAGCCAGACGGCGGTGATCGTTATCGACATGCAGAACGCCTACGCCTCGCCCGGGGGCTATCTCGATCTGGCGGGGTTCGACATCTCCGGGGCACAGAGGGTCATCGACAACAGCCGCGGGGTGCTGGCGGTGGCGCGGCGCGCCGGCATGCCGGTGATCTATTTCCAGAACGGCTGGGACCCCGACTATGTCGAGGCGGGCGGGCCGGGGTCGCCGAACTGGCACAAGTCCAACGCCCTGAAGACCATGCGGGCGCGGCCGGAGCTGCAGGGCCAGCTTCTGGCGCGCGGCGGCTGGGACTATGAGATCGTCGATGGCCTGAAGCCCGAGCCGGGCGATATCGTCCTGCACAAGACGCGGTACAGCGGCTTCTTCAACTCGCAGCTGGACAGCGTGCTGCGGTCGCGCGGCGTCCGCAATCTGGTCTTCGTGGGCATCGCCACCAATGTCTGCGTGGAATCGACCCTTCGCGACGGCTTCTTCCTCGAATATTTCGGCATCGTACTGGAGGACGCCACCCATCAGGCGGGGCCGGAATTCGTGCAGCAGGCCGCCCTCTACAACATCGAAACCTTCTTCGGCTGGGTCTCCAGCGTCGCCGACTTCAAGGGCGTCGTCGGGCAGATCGCGCCGACCGCCTGA
- the rutC gene encoding pyrimidine utilization protein C, which translates to MPKTVITPPGTQTPIAPFSPGTMADGVVYVSGTLAFDKDNNVAHVGDAEGQTRAVLETIKSVIETAGGTMDDVTMNHIFLKDWADYAAMNKVYAEYFPGEKPARFCIVCGLVRPDFLVEIASIAHIGKR; encoded by the coding sequence ATGCCCAAGACCGTCATCACCCCGCCCGGCACCCAGACGCCGATTGCCCCCTTCTCGCCCGGCACGATGGCCGATGGGGTCGTCTATGTCTCGGGCACCCTGGCCTTCGACAAGGACAACAACGTCGCCCATGTCGGCGACGCCGAGGGCCAGACGCGCGCGGTGCTGGAGACCATCAAGTCGGTCATCGAGACCGCCGGCGGCACGATGGACGACGTCACGATGAACCACATCTTCCTCAAGGACTGGGCCGACTATGCGGCCATGAACAAGGTCTATGCGGAGTATTTCCCGGGCGAGAAGCCGGCGCGGTTCTGCATCGTCTGCGGTCTGGTGCGACCCGACTTCCTGGTCGAGATCGCCTCCATCGCCCACATCGGCAAGCGCTGA
- the rutD gene encoding pyrimidine utilization protein D codes for MILVTTGRADGVHFEIHSFGPDDSRDVVVLSAGLGGSGAFFAPQMAALTGRFRVVLYDHRGTGGSDRDLPASYAVSDMAGDLASVIDALGEKAAHVVGHAAGGLAGLRLALDRPSQVRSLTVVNGWSRPDRHIARCFRTRVSLLNDSGPEAYVHAQPLFLYPADWISENATRLAEEEIHHLSGFQGRDNMLARINALLAFDIDDRLAEIACPVLVSASADDMLVPSLCSRRLADRLPNAVLDMAPWGGHAFTATVPDAFNATLIAFLSGEPLPS; via the coding sequence CTGATCTTGGTCACGACCGGTCGCGCAGACGGCGTCCATTTCGAGATTCACAGCTTCGGCCCGGATGACAGCCGGGACGTGGTGGTCTTGTCGGCCGGACTGGGCGGATCGGGCGCCTTCTTCGCCCCGCAGATGGCGGCCCTGACCGGGCGGTTCCGGGTCGTGCTCTATGACCATCGCGGCACGGGAGGCAGCGACCGCGACCTGCCGGCGTCCTATGCCGTCTCCGACATGGCGGGGGACCTCGCGAGCGTCATCGACGCGCTGGGCGAGAAGGCGGCGCACGTCGTCGGCCATGCGGCGGGCGGGCTGGCCGGCCTGCGGCTCGCGCTCGACCGCCCGTCGCAAGTGCGGAGTCTCACGGTCGTCAACGGCTGGAGCCGTCCCGATCGGCACATCGCCCGCTGCTTCCGGACCCGGGTCAGCCTGCTGAACGACAGTGGCCCCGAGGCCTATGTGCATGCGCAGCCGCTGTTCCTCTATCCGGCGGACTGGATCTCGGAGAATGCGACGCGGCTCGCGGAGGAGGAGATCCACCACCTCTCCGGCTTCCAGGGCCGGGACAATATGCTGGCCCGGATCAACGCCCTGCTGGCCTTCGATATCGACGACCGGCTGGCCGAGATCGCCTGCCCGGTGCTGGTCAGCGCCAGCGCTGACGACATGCTGGTTCCGTCGCTGTGCTCGCGGCGGCTGGCGGACCGGCTGCCGAACGCCGTGCTCGATATGGCGCCATGGGGCGGTCATGCCTTTACGGCGACGGTTCCGGATGCGTTCAATGCGACCCTGATCGCCTTTCTGTCCGGCG